A genomic region of Lasioglossum baleicum chromosome 16, iyLasBale1, whole genome shotgun sequence contains the following coding sequences:
- the LOC143217170 gene encoding uncharacterized protein LOC143217170 isoform X6, producing MSAITGSITKKRKKSDAKPQSQINKCLNEKRRRTQENLFIDELTELIFPTDMSSGKTDKCQILQRTVDQIRHIRQQEGSNSHAVQQGEVSSSNRNILSNDQVGSIVLEALDGFLFIVNTEGLVEHVTENITQYINYTRDDVLGKDIYNIIHHGDHNTFMPNLLPMSLGWTSEPQPQRNRTFICRFLVKPPDDTEETMEEKQQRVSKYESMQICSALLPSNSDRLESGDVSCESSDIGPSVMCVARRIPPNEKPIGSLIEQFTVKLDTAGKIITVDISGLSDPYAKYLNKDLIGTTIKDLCHPHDLSKLTAHLNDTLQLGRSTSDVYRLRVSPDKFLNIQTNSKLFKASMMNSTDFIMATNSIIGDNDLTPLEGGQLSNSKVCSGHSSARCASNSNNNTGTANNNNKSNNTSGPSMTHLNGQVSVGLSGRGLGVSTSSHSAATSSNSIIFSSAESCNNPLPSLSGSSSFNHFLEKMDLEFELFRSSPWDLDSSIEYRPESRASGPPNSRPSSQPAPASPSPQGTFSNSAVAPHCSPLRAFSPTSGNAAHTFSNSFPFSPLQESQTSLTNNGPPSKRQEEAKGCSTTLDSGTRNNSSNVVPTVAAATTPGQSSASTSASNPSANNETQNSVVSTDSGRLRNLLTKGASASEDCQENQEKNSQNKHRILKDLLNQQDEDDFHTEHSKVRTSPSSATKPSVEHSKTTLGNNMLLQLLNEKNDDEDEEARAGFKKRNELLQQLLKDQDDERKVQEQQCKPQTREEDPLLRSLGFRNTTPSPSQSGDNIGLGGSSQVGQKRPGDDGDLNIAVKRPMDGTHQVSSSGTPTNATSKLWEKNKMLASLLAKQPPQPTTIPPIPASVISATPQDKLLRIKQQTSQPTQPQSQQQQQTQQQQQQQQQQQQPWTGGSMQSVGGNNTITTTATSARTPIQNQSRQLPRTTTNTYLNHMLSQQQRPQLGQMDSEFTGSGEHHQTSTDPSGWDNQSSDPDLSDILDQVIEFVPDEAITDSSAIANLLDVIEAPQNNVLNEKMAISAIQKSLMLCETAVNPTSSTITIPGTPPAYSTALVTTPVTTSHSYQPPPMYQQQTRMRSTTQLVRQNTAQFTQQQQLQLHQQRAKLMQHQQQQQQQLKQRLLQQQQQQQLLIPSNATATDQITTGIQNIDNLLNNTVAPNVSLQRSSVPDSQVSPGYGGSVQMPSSGHRLAHSYSHPSTLPQHPIVNNNFNSGQQVSAAARLSPHSPAGILSFSHPQPLSPRVTQGNYGNTPRLFNVNQVRTQQQPTAQQQLQQQQRSMSSPGTPASTRQSPFPAETFPPPTSPTASQFPPGPNPGAPNPSAQYRLQRTTSTPSATTQLPGGLGSPRHYGGVSKEQQQPLLSPSHPHSGCPATPTHNQHNVTNTQQHFSNQQHSSMIYHTTANTINTAEMQNNQFCYDRTSVPLYSSGPGDSQDGRSLPPGNPVNHQLGGNASSTSEFVRQELRAIVGARTQQQQQQRVPNNLQNNLSGQVSQDDLDALGLNFEMSSAGEAVVSDGPAKSWAIGSAGSAPSSSRTSMEEVARGDPKVNQSSLLQKLLSE from the exons ATGAGTGCGATCACTGGCAGCATCACcaagaagagaaagaaatccGATGCCAAGCCACAGTCGCAAAT TAACAAGTGCCTTAACGAAAAGAGACGGCGGACTCAGGAGAACCTGTTTATCGATGAGCTTACCGAGCTGATTTTCCCCACGGACATGAGCTCTGGCAAGACTGACAAATGCCAGATCCTTCAGAGAACCGTCGATCAG ATTCGGCACATTAGGCAACAGGAAGGCTCGAACAGTCATGCCGTTCAACAGGGGGAAGTGTCTTCATCGAATCGTAACATACTGTCCAACGATCAAGTTGGCTCTATTGTACTTGAG GCGTTAGATGGCTTTCTATTTATTGTAAATACGGAGGGGCTCGTGGAGCACGTAACGGAGAATATAAcacaatatataaattatacgaGGGATGATGTACTCGGCAAGGATATTTATAACATTATTCACCATGGAGACCACAACACCTTCATGCCGAACTTGTTGCCTATGTCATTAG GCTGGACGAGCGAGCCGCAGCCCCAGAGGAACCGCACGTTCATTTGCCGCTTCTTGGTGAAGCCTCCCGATGATACAGAAGAGACTATGGAAGAGAAGCAGCAACGAGTATCGAAATACGAGTCGATGCAAATCTGTTCAGCTCTTTTGCCAAGTAATAGCGACCGCTTAGAGAGCGGTGACGTATCCTGTGAATCCTCGGACATCGGTCCCAGCGTAATGTGCGTGGCTCGTAGGATACCACCGAACGAGAAACCCATTGGTTCACTGATCGAGCAGTTCACTGTCAAACTTGACACGGCAGGGAAAATTATTACGGTCGATATCAGTGGGCTTTCGGATCCTTACGCCAAGTACCTAAACAAG GACCTGATCGGCACAACAATAAAGGACTTGTGCCACCCCCATGATCTCAGTAAGCTAACTGCACACTTGAACGATACGCTTCAACTCGGCCGAAGCACCAGCGATGTGTACCGGCTTCGCGTTAGTCCTGATAAGTTCCTTAACATTCAAACCAACTCGAAGCTGTTCAAAGCTAGTATGATGAACTCCACAGACTTCATCATGGCCACCAATTCCATCATTGG GGACAATGACCTAACGCCTCTCGAGGGTGGTCAGCTTTCCAACAGCAAAGTGTGCTCCGGACACTCTAGCGCCCGTTGTGCGAGTAATAGTAATAACAATACCGGTACGGcgaacaataacaataaaagtAACAACACTAGTGGCCCGTCGATGACACATCTGAACGGTCAAGTGAGTGTCGGTCTCAGTGGTCGTGGGTTGGGTGTTAGTACCTCTTCGCACAGTGCTGCTACCTCGTCGAACTCCATAATATTTAGCTCTGCGGAGTCTTGCAACAACCCGCTGCCATCTTTGAGTGGCAGTAGCTCGTTCAACCACTTTTTGGAGAAAATGGACTTGGAGTTCGAGTTGTTCCGCAGTTCCCCATGGGACTTGGATAGCAGCATCGAGTATAGGCCGGAGTCGAGAGCTAGCGGGCCACCAAACTCACGACCATCCTCCCAGCCAGCTCCTGCGTCTCCGAGTCCCCAGGGAACGTTTTCGAACTCTGCGGTGGCGCCACATTGCAGTCCTTTGCGCGCGTTCAGCCCGACTTCTGGCAACGCGGCTCATACCTTCAGTAATTCCTTCCCATTCAGTCCTCTTCAGGAATCGCAGACCTCCTTGACCAACAATGGACCACCATCAAAGAGACAGGAAGAAGCGAAAGGATGTTCGACTACTTTGGATAGCGGAACCAGAAATAATTCCAGCAACGTTGTACCTACGGTCGCTGCTGCCACCACTCCGGGACAATCTTCTGCCTCTACCTCTGCCTCCAATCCATCGGCTAACAATGAAACTCAGAATAGTGTTGTGTCCACCGATTCTGGTAGATTAAGGAACTTGTTGACCAAGGGAGCTAGTGCTAGTGAAGACTGTCAAGAGAATCAAGAGAAAAACAGCCAAAATAAACATAGGATATTGAAGGACTTGTTGAACCAGCAAGATGAGGATGATTTTCATACGGAGCATAGTAAAGTGAGAACCAGTCCTAGTAGTGCGACCAAGCCGAGTGTTGAACATTCGAAAACGACTCTTGGGAATAATATGCTGCTACAG TTGTTAAATGAGAAAAACGATGACGAAGACGAAGAGGCTCGTGCTGGTTTTAAGAAGCGAAATGAACTTCTACAGCAACTGTTGAAGGACCAGGACGACGAGAGGAAAGTGCAGGAGCAGCAG TGCAAACCGCAGACTCGAGAGGAAGATCCACTGTTGCGAAGCCTTGGATTCCGAAACACCACACCGTCTCCGTCTCAATCAGGCGATAATATTGGACTCGGTGGTTCGAGTCAAGTCGGACAGAAGAGACCCGGTGACGATGGCGATTTGAATATAGCTGTGAAGCGACCCATGGATGGTACGCACCAAGTGTCGTCTTCTGGCACACCTACCAATGCGACTAGCAAACTATGGGAGAAGAACAAAATGTTGGCTTCGCTCCTGGCTAAGCAGCCACCGCAGCCAACCACTATTCCACCTATTCCTGCGTCTGTGATATCGGCTACGCCACAG GATAAGCTCCTCCGCATAAAGCAGCAAACGTCACAGCCGACGCAACCACAAtcccagcagcagcaacaaacgcagcaacaacagcagcaacagcagcagcaacagcaaccgTGGACCGGTGGCAGCATGCAGTCGGTTGGCGGTAATAATACGATTACGACAACTGCAACATCCGCGCGGACTCCTATCCAAAACCAGTCAAGACAACTACCTCGTACAACAACCAATACCTACCTCAATCATATGCTAAGTCAG CAACAAAGACCTCAACTGGGTCAGATGGATTCGGAATTCACAGGCAGCGGAGAGCATCATCAAACGAGTACTGATCCGAGCGGTTGGGATAACCAATCATCGGATCCTGACCTGTCCGATATATTGGATCAAGTCATCGAGTTCGTGCCGGACGAAGCTATTACAG ATTCGTCTGCGATAGCGAATCTGCTAGACGTAATCGAAGCGCCGCAGAACAACGTGTTGAACGAGAAAATGGCGATCAGCGCGATTCAGAAGTCGTTGATGTTATGCGAGACTGCTGTAAATCCAACGTCTTCCACCATAACAATTCCTGGCACGCCTCCAGCTTACTCGACTGCG TTGGTAACTACACCAGTGACGACGAGCCATAGTTATCAACCTCCGCCTATGTATCAGCAACAGACAAGGATGAGGAGTACCACGCAGCTAGTCAGGCAGAATACAGCTCAATTTACGCAGCAACAACAGTTGCAACTGCATCAGCAACGGGCGAAGTTAATGCAGcatcagcaacaacaacaacaacaattgaAACAGAGGTTgctgcagcaacagcaacagcagcagttACTTATTCCTTCCAACGCTACAGCTACGGACCAAATCACCACCGGCATTCAGAACATTGATAATCTTCTAAACAACACTGTTGCGCCCAACGTGTCGTTACAG CGATCGAGCGTTCCAGATTCGCAAGTGTCTCCAGGCTACGGAGGATCCGTCCAAATGCCTTCCTCCGGTCACCGACTGGCGCACTCGTACTCCCATCCATCTACGTTGCCACAACA CCCGATCGTAAACAATAATTTCAACAGTGGGCAACAAGTGTCCGCTGCAGCACGACTCTCGCCGCATTCTCCTGCCGGTATTCTGTCGTTCTCCCATCCGCAGCCGTTATCACCGCGAGTGACGCAA GGCAACTATGGTAATACCCCGAGACTGTTCAACGTTAATCAGGTGAGAACGCAGCAGCAACCCACTGCGCAGCAGCAACTGCAGCAACAACAGAGATCGATGTCTTCGCCAGGAACTCCGGCATCTACTAGGCAGTCTCCATTTCCAGCGGAGACCTTTCCGCCACCCACATCCCCCACAGCTAGCCAATTTCCCCCTGGTCCAAATCCTGGCGCACCAAATCCCTCTGCGCAATACCGGTTGCAAAGGACCACCTCTACGCCTTCGGCCACCACTCAGCTGCCAG GTGGGCTCGGTTCGCCCCGACACTACGGAGGAGTGAGTAAGGAACAACAACAACCTCTTCTTTCACCTAGTCATCCACATTCGGGTTGCCCGGCAACACCGACTCACAATCAACACAACGTAACGAACACCCAACAACACTTCTCCAACCAACAACATTCTTCTATGATATACCACACAACCGCCAATACAATCAACACAGCAGAAATGCAGAACAATCAGTTCTGTTACGATAGGACGTCTGTTCCGCTGTATTCGTCAGGGCCTGGGGATTCGCAGGACGGCAGGTCTCTACCTCCCGGTAATCCCGTCAATCACCAATTGGGTG
- the LOC143217170 gene encoding uncharacterized protein LOC143217170 isoform X8, with the protein MLPLLFGTETKRPSPCDLQDPLRVKMSAITGSITKKRKKSDAKPQSQINKCLNEKRRRTQENLFIDELTELIFPTDMSSGKTDKCQILQRTVDQIRHIRQQEGSNSHAVQQGEVSSSNRNILSNDQVGSIVLEALDGFLFIVNTEGLVEHVTENITQYINYTRDDVLGKDIYNIIHHGDHNTFMPNLLPMSLGWTSEPQPQRNRTFICRFLVKPPDDTEETMEEKQQRVSKYESMQICSALLPSNSDRLESGDVSCESSDIGPSVMCVARRIPPNEKPIGSLIEQFTVKLDTAGKIITVDISGLSDPYAKYLNKDLIGTTIKDLCHPHDLSKLTAHLNDTLQLGRSTSDVYRLRVSPDKFLNIQTNSKLFKASMMNSTDFIMATNSIIGDNDLTPLEGGQLSNSKVCSGHSSARCASNSNNNTGTANNNNKSNNTSGPSMTHLNGQVSVGLSGRGLGVSTSSHSAATSSNSIIFSSAESCNNPLPSLSGSSSFNHFLEKMDLEFELFRSSPWDLDSSIEYRPESRASGPPNSRPSSQPAPASPSPQGTFSNSAVAPHCSPLRAFSPTSGNAAHTFSNSFPFSPLQESQTSLTNNGPPSKRQEEAKGCSTTLDSGTRNNSSNVVPTVAAATTPGQSSASTSASNPSANNETQNSVVSTDSGRLRNLLTKGASASEDCQENQEKNSQNKHRILKDLLNQQDEDDFHTEHSKVRTSPSSATKPSVEHSKTTLGNNMLLQLLNEKNDDEDEEARAGFKKRNELLQQLLKDQDDERKVQEQQCKPQTREEDPLLRSLGFRNTTPSPSQSGDNIGLGGSSQVGQKRPGDDGDLNIAVKRPMDGTHQVSSSGTPTNATSKLWEKNKMLASLLAKQPPQPTTIPPIPASVISATPQDKLLRIKQQTSQPTQPQSQQQQQTQQQQQQQQQQQQPWTGGSMQSVGGNNTITTTATSARTPIQNQSRQLPRTTTNTYLNHMLSQQQRPQLGQMDSEFTGSGEHHQTSTDPSGWDNQSSDPDLSDILDQVIEFVPDEAITDSSAIANLLDVIEAPQNNVLNEKMAISAIQKSLMLCETAVNPTSSTITIPGTPPAYSTALVTTPVTTSHSYQPPPMYQQQTRMRSTTQLVRQNTAQFTQQQQLQLHQQRAKLMQHQQQQQQQLKQRLLQQQQQQQLLIPSNATATDQITTGIQNIDNLLNNTVAPNVSLQRSSVPDSQVSPGYGGSVQMPSSGHRLAHSYSHPSTLPQHPIVNNNFNSGQQVSAAARLSPHSPAGILSFSHPQPLSPRVTQGNYGNTPRLFNVNQVRTQQQPTAQQQLQQQQRSMSSPGTPASTRQSPFPAETFPPPTSPTASQFPPGPNPGAPNPSAQYRLQRTTSTPSATTQLPGGLGSPRHYGGVSKEQQQPLLSPSHPHSGCPATPTHNQHNVTNTQQHFSNQQHSSMIYHTTANTINTAEMQNNQFCYDRTSVPLYSSGPGDSQDGRSLPPGNPVNHQLGGNASSTSEFVRQELRAIVGARTQQQQQQRVPNNLQNNLSGQVSQDDLDALGLNFEMSSADFYGGSGSR; encoded by the exons GCCTAGCCCGTGTGATCTACAGGACCCGCTGCGGGTCAAAATGAGTGCGATCACTGGCAGCATCACcaagaagagaaagaaatccGATGCCAAGCCACAGTCGCAAAT TAACAAGTGCCTTAACGAAAAGAGACGGCGGACTCAGGAGAACCTGTTTATCGATGAGCTTACCGAGCTGATTTTCCCCACGGACATGAGCTCTGGCAAGACTGACAAATGCCAGATCCTTCAGAGAACCGTCGATCAG ATTCGGCACATTAGGCAACAGGAAGGCTCGAACAGTCATGCCGTTCAACAGGGGGAAGTGTCTTCATCGAATCGTAACATACTGTCCAACGATCAAGTTGGCTCTATTGTACTTGAG GCGTTAGATGGCTTTCTATTTATTGTAAATACGGAGGGGCTCGTGGAGCACGTAACGGAGAATATAAcacaatatataaattatacgaGGGATGATGTACTCGGCAAGGATATTTATAACATTATTCACCATGGAGACCACAACACCTTCATGCCGAACTTGTTGCCTATGTCATTAG GCTGGACGAGCGAGCCGCAGCCCCAGAGGAACCGCACGTTCATTTGCCGCTTCTTGGTGAAGCCTCCCGATGATACAGAAGAGACTATGGAAGAGAAGCAGCAACGAGTATCGAAATACGAGTCGATGCAAATCTGTTCAGCTCTTTTGCCAAGTAATAGCGACCGCTTAGAGAGCGGTGACGTATCCTGTGAATCCTCGGACATCGGTCCCAGCGTAATGTGCGTGGCTCGTAGGATACCACCGAACGAGAAACCCATTGGTTCACTGATCGAGCAGTTCACTGTCAAACTTGACACGGCAGGGAAAATTATTACGGTCGATATCAGTGGGCTTTCGGATCCTTACGCCAAGTACCTAAACAAG GACCTGATCGGCACAACAATAAAGGACTTGTGCCACCCCCATGATCTCAGTAAGCTAACTGCACACTTGAACGATACGCTTCAACTCGGCCGAAGCACCAGCGATGTGTACCGGCTTCGCGTTAGTCCTGATAAGTTCCTTAACATTCAAACCAACTCGAAGCTGTTCAAAGCTAGTATGATGAACTCCACAGACTTCATCATGGCCACCAATTCCATCATTGG GGACAATGACCTAACGCCTCTCGAGGGTGGTCAGCTTTCCAACAGCAAAGTGTGCTCCGGACACTCTAGCGCCCGTTGTGCGAGTAATAGTAATAACAATACCGGTACGGcgaacaataacaataaaagtAACAACACTAGTGGCCCGTCGATGACACATCTGAACGGTCAAGTGAGTGTCGGTCTCAGTGGTCGTGGGTTGGGTGTTAGTACCTCTTCGCACAGTGCTGCTACCTCGTCGAACTCCATAATATTTAGCTCTGCGGAGTCTTGCAACAACCCGCTGCCATCTTTGAGTGGCAGTAGCTCGTTCAACCACTTTTTGGAGAAAATGGACTTGGAGTTCGAGTTGTTCCGCAGTTCCCCATGGGACTTGGATAGCAGCATCGAGTATAGGCCGGAGTCGAGAGCTAGCGGGCCACCAAACTCACGACCATCCTCCCAGCCAGCTCCTGCGTCTCCGAGTCCCCAGGGAACGTTTTCGAACTCTGCGGTGGCGCCACATTGCAGTCCTTTGCGCGCGTTCAGCCCGACTTCTGGCAACGCGGCTCATACCTTCAGTAATTCCTTCCCATTCAGTCCTCTTCAGGAATCGCAGACCTCCTTGACCAACAATGGACCACCATCAAAGAGACAGGAAGAAGCGAAAGGATGTTCGACTACTTTGGATAGCGGAACCAGAAATAATTCCAGCAACGTTGTACCTACGGTCGCTGCTGCCACCACTCCGGGACAATCTTCTGCCTCTACCTCTGCCTCCAATCCATCGGCTAACAATGAAACTCAGAATAGTGTTGTGTCCACCGATTCTGGTAGATTAAGGAACTTGTTGACCAAGGGAGCTAGTGCTAGTGAAGACTGTCAAGAGAATCAAGAGAAAAACAGCCAAAATAAACATAGGATATTGAAGGACTTGTTGAACCAGCAAGATGAGGATGATTTTCATACGGAGCATAGTAAAGTGAGAACCAGTCCTAGTAGTGCGACCAAGCCGAGTGTTGAACATTCGAAAACGACTCTTGGGAATAATATGCTGCTACAG TTGTTAAATGAGAAAAACGATGACGAAGACGAAGAGGCTCGTGCTGGTTTTAAGAAGCGAAATGAACTTCTACAGCAACTGTTGAAGGACCAGGACGACGAGAGGAAAGTGCAGGAGCAGCAG TGCAAACCGCAGACTCGAGAGGAAGATCCACTGTTGCGAAGCCTTGGATTCCGAAACACCACACCGTCTCCGTCTCAATCAGGCGATAATATTGGACTCGGTGGTTCGAGTCAAGTCGGACAGAAGAGACCCGGTGACGATGGCGATTTGAATATAGCTGTGAAGCGACCCATGGATGGTACGCACCAAGTGTCGTCTTCTGGCACACCTACCAATGCGACTAGCAAACTATGGGAGAAGAACAAAATGTTGGCTTCGCTCCTGGCTAAGCAGCCACCGCAGCCAACCACTATTCCACCTATTCCTGCGTCTGTGATATCGGCTACGCCACAG GATAAGCTCCTCCGCATAAAGCAGCAAACGTCACAGCCGACGCAACCACAAtcccagcagcagcaacaaacgcagcaacaacagcagcaacagcagcagcaacagcaaccgTGGACCGGTGGCAGCATGCAGTCGGTTGGCGGTAATAATACGATTACGACAACTGCAACATCCGCGCGGACTCCTATCCAAAACCAGTCAAGACAACTACCTCGTACAACAACCAATACCTACCTCAATCATATGCTAAGTCAG CAACAAAGACCTCAACTGGGTCAGATGGATTCGGAATTCACAGGCAGCGGAGAGCATCATCAAACGAGTACTGATCCGAGCGGTTGGGATAACCAATCATCGGATCCTGACCTGTCCGATATATTGGATCAAGTCATCGAGTTCGTGCCGGACGAAGCTATTACAG ATTCGTCTGCGATAGCGAATCTGCTAGACGTAATCGAAGCGCCGCAGAACAACGTGTTGAACGAGAAAATGGCGATCAGCGCGATTCAGAAGTCGTTGATGTTATGCGAGACTGCTGTAAATCCAACGTCTTCCACCATAACAATTCCTGGCACGCCTCCAGCTTACTCGACTGCG TTGGTAACTACACCAGTGACGACGAGCCATAGTTATCAACCTCCGCCTATGTATCAGCAACAGACAAGGATGAGGAGTACCACGCAGCTAGTCAGGCAGAATACAGCTCAATTTACGCAGCAACAACAGTTGCAACTGCATCAGCAACGGGCGAAGTTAATGCAGcatcagcaacaacaacaacaacaattgaAACAGAGGTTgctgcagcaacagcaacagcagcagttACTTATTCCTTCCAACGCTACAGCTACGGACCAAATCACCACCGGCATTCAGAACATTGATAATCTTCTAAACAACACTGTTGCGCCCAACGTGTCGTTACAG CGATCGAGCGTTCCAGATTCGCAAGTGTCTCCAGGCTACGGAGGATCCGTCCAAATGCCTTCCTCCGGTCACCGACTGGCGCACTCGTACTCCCATCCATCTACGTTGCCACAACA CCCGATCGTAAACAATAATTTCAACAGTGGGCAACAAGTGTCCGCTGCAGCACGACTCTCGCCGCATTCTCCTGCCGGTATTCTGTCGTTCTCCCATCCGCAGCCGTTATCACCGCGAGTGACGCAA GGCAACTATGGTAATACCCCGAGACTGTTCAACGTTAATCAGGTGAGAACGCAGCAGCAACCCACTGCGCAGCAGCAACTGCAGCAACAACAGAGATCGATGTCTTCGCCAGGAACTCCGGCATCTACTAGGCAGTCTCCATTTCCAGCGGAGACCTTTCCGCCACCCACATCCCCCACAGCTAGCCAATTTCCCCCTGGTCCAAATCCTGGCGCACCAAATCCCTCTGCGCAATACCGGTTGCAAAGGACCACCTCTACGCCTTCGGCCACCACTCAGCTGCCAG GTGGGCTCGGTTCGCCCCGACACTACGGAGGAGTGAGTAAGGAACAACAACAACCTCTTCTTTCACCTAGTCATCCACATTCGGGTTGCCCGGCAACACCGACTCACAATCAACACAACGTAACGAACACCCAACAACACTTCTCCAACCAACAACATTCTTCTATGATATACCACACAACCGCCAATACAATCAACACAGCAGAAATGCAGAACAATCAGTTCTGTTACGATAGGACGTCTGTTCCGCTGTATTCGTCAGGGCCTGGGGATTCGCAGGACGGCAGGTCTCTACCTCCCGGTAATCCCGTCAATCACCAATTGGGTG